One window from the genome of Alkalihalobacillus sp. LMS6 encodes:
- a CDS encoding UPF0223 family protein, whose amino-acid sequence MNIPIRYEWSQQEIVDVAEFFDLIAQAQEKGVEAKKLREAYAMFKNVVPSMSEEKQVFREVDEQLGLSCYKLVKQAKEHDGIIKAN is encoded by the coding sequence ATGAATATTCCAATCCGTTACGAGTGGAGTCAACAAGAAATTGTCGACGTCGCTGAGTTTTTTGATTTAATTGCTCAAGCGCAAGAGAAAGGTGTTGAGGCAAAAAAACTTCGAGAAGCGTATGCGATGTTTAAAAACGTTGTACCGTCAATGTCAGAGGAAAAGCAAGTATTTCGAGAAGTTGATGAACAGCTCGGTTTATCGTGCTACAAATTAGTCAAACAAGCAAAAGAACATGATGGCATAATTAAAGCTAATTAA
- a CDS encoding aminotransferase class I/II-fold pyridoxal phosphate-dependent enzyme yields MEFDQQKTPLFTGLKQYASKNPTPFHIPGHKKGQGMEPSFRDFIGENALSIDLINIAPLDDLHHPHGFIHEAQQLAANAFGADYTFFSVQGTSGAIMTMIMSVCKPGDKIIVPRNVHKSIMSAIIFSGAMPVFVHPVVDRTHGIAHGVTTESIQRAVEAHPDAKAVLVINPTYYGFACDLKEIVKIAHSASIPVLVDEAHGVHTHFSEDLPISAMEAGADMAATSVHKLGGSLTQSSVLNVKSGLVSVDHTTAIMSMLTTTSTSYLLLASLDVARKHLATKGRSELARVIDLSHSARKRLNSINGIHCVGAECLTSSATFAHDPTKLFISLNELSISGYEAEVWLRDNYGIEVELSDLYNILCIITLGDDQTKVDLLLNALTELAHSFKQSEKQTVQLDVKVPDIPTLALSPRDAFYAQTEFVSFQESTGRIIAEFIMVYPPGIPILSPGELITQENLDYVKENMAAGLPVQGPEDQTLAFLKVIKEQSAIV; encoded by the coding sequence ATGGAATTTGATCAGCAAAAAACGCCTTTATTTACAGGGCTTAAACAATATGCAAGTAAAAATCCAACTCCTTTCCATATTCCCGGTCACAAAAAAGGACAAGGTATGGAGCCGTCTTTTCGAGATTTCATTGGAGAAAATGCATTATCAATTGATCTCATTAATATTGCGCCACTAGATGACCTTCATCATCCACATGGTTTTATTCACGAAGCCCAGCAATTAGCAGCAAATGCTTTCGGTGCAGATTATACCTTTTTTTCGGTACAAGGTACAAGTGGTGCCATTATGACGATGATTATGAGTGTTTGCAAACCTGGCGATAAAATCATTGTTCCCCGGAACGTCCATAAATCGATCATGTCTGCCATTATCTTTTCAGGCGCCATGCCTGTGTTTGTTCACCCAGTTGTTGACCGTACACATGGAATTGCGCACGGCGTTACAACAGAATCGATTCAGCGTGCCGTCGAGGCTCACCCCGATGCAAAAGCCGTCCTCGTCATTAACCCAACATATTACGGCTTTGCATGTGATTTAAAAGAAATTGTAAAAATAGCTCACAGCGCATCAATACCTGTACTTGTTGATGAAGCACACGGGGTTCACACCCATTTTTCAGAGGACCTGCCTATTAGTGCCATGGAAGCTGGTGCCGATATGGCTGCAACAAGCGTCCATAAGCTAGGTGGATCGCTCACTCAAAGCTCCGTATTAAATGTTAAATCTGGACTTGTATCGGTTGACCACACAACCGCTATTATGAGTATGTTAACAACAACATCAACGTCGTATCTTTTACTAGCTTCTCTAGATGTTGCAAGAAAACATTTGGCAACAAAAGGTCGATCTGAGCTCGCTCGAGTCATTGATCTTTCTCATTCTGCTCGCAAACGATTAAATTCCATTAATGGCATCCATTGTGTAGGCGCAGAGTGCTTAACGTCATCTGCGACATTCGCTCACGATCCAACGAAACTTTTTATTTCGTTAAACGAGTTATCAATTAGTGGGTACGAAGCCGAGGTTTGGTTGCGTGACAACTATGGAATTGAGGTAGAACTTTCTGACCTCTATAATATTCTTTGTATTATTACGCTTGGTGACGACCAGACGAAGGTTGATTTGCTTTTGAACGCATTAACGGAATTAGCCCATTCCTTTAAACAATCGGAAAAGCAAACCGTTCAGCTTGATGTGAAAGTACCAGACATTCCTACTCTTGCTTTATCTCCTCGAGATGCGTTTTATGCACAAACAGAATTTGTTTCTTTTCAAGAGTCTACAGGGAGAATAATCGCTGAATTTATCATGGTGTATCCGCCTGGAATTCCGATTCTAAGTCCAGGCGAGCTCATTACCCAAGAGAATTTAGACTATGTAAAAGAAAATATGGCTGCTGGCTTACCTGTTCAAGGACCAGAAGATCAAACACTTGCTTTTTTAAAAGTCATTAAAGAACAATCAGCCATCGTATAA
- a CDS encoding GapA-binding peptide SR1P: MGTFICQVCSQTLGHFEGEKVSRLYAVSNCTHCQAKSAKPSSSQK, from the coding sequence GTGGGAACATTCATATGTCAAGTTTGCAGCCAGACATTAGGTCACTTTGAGGGAGAAAAAGTAAGTCGCCTTTATGCTGTGTCAAACTGTACGCACTGCCAGGCAAAATCCGCAAAGCCATCTTCATCACAAAAATAA
- a CDS encoding polysaccharide deacetylase family protein encodes MKKWLLVPAVSLLALSACGSDETDNSSESVNVDGDEQTEQNTEVDSETEDTENEADENGDTASADEGEDEEVEVVYEINPNMWTVEPIEGTDADPEVVLLTIDDAPDKHGVEMAETLKELDAPAIFFVNAHFINTDEKADELKQIHEMGFEIGNHTMSHPNLREISEEEQYNEIVGLNDKIEDIIGERPRFFRAPFGANTDYVKEVVEQEDMTLMNWTYGYDFTEGYMTEEAIADIMVNAPELGNGGNLLMHDREWTNAALEDIVTGLQDKGYGFVDPDQLK; translated from the coding sequence ATGAAGAAATGGCTTTTAGTACCTGCTGTAAGTTTACTTGCTTTATCAGCTTGTGGATCTGATGAGACTGACAATTCATCTGAATCCGTTAATGTAGATGGGGACGAGCAAACGGAACAAAATACAGAAGTAGATAGTGAAACAGAAGATACAGAAAATGAAGCGGATGAGAATGGAGATACAGCTTCTGCCGATGAAGGTGAAGATGAAGAAGTAGAAGTTGTTTACGAAATTAACCCAAATATGTGGACAGTAGAACCAATTGAAGGAACAGACGCAGATCCAGAAGTGGTTTTACTTACGATTGATGATGCACCAGATAAGCATGGGGTTGAGATGGCAGAAACATTGAAAGAACTTGATGCTCCGGCAATCTTTTTTGTGAATGCACACTTTATAAATACAGATGAAAAAGCTGACGAATTAAAACAAATTCACGAAATGGGCTTTGAAATTGGAAATCATACGATGAGTCATCCGAACTTAAGAGAAATCTCTGAAGAAGAACAATATAATGAGATTGTTGGTTTAAATGATAAGATTGAAGATATTATTGGAGAACGACCAAGATTTTTCCGTGCGCCATTTGGTGCGAATACGGATTATGTAAAAGAAGTTGTGGAACAAGAAGATATGACGCTTATGAACTGGACGTATGGCTATGACTTTACTGAAGGTTATATGACAGAAGAAGCAATTGCGGATATTATGGTGAACGCACCAGAACTAGGTAATGGCGGTAATCTTCTTATGCACGATCGAGAGTGGACAAATGCTGCCCTTGAAGACATTGTTACGGGTCTGCAAGATAAAGGGTACGGCTTTGTTGATCCTGATCAATTAAAGTAA
- a CDS encoding BCCT family transporter, with the protein MKQATSVFYISVAVALAFIFWGVVFPENMLEVTENIQGFISTELGWFYLLSATFYVAVGIYLIVSPFGSIRLGKPDEKPEYTYLTWFAFLFTAGMGIGLVFWGSAEPLSHFFTPANAEPGTQQAAAEAMRYSIFHWGIHPWAIYSVVALTLAYFQYRKDEPALFSSTFRPLIGHRVHGPIGKTIDVFVVFATIFGTATSLGFGAAQITAGLIYLFPSLDAIDYNVFQIAVILIVTVLFSISATTGIDKGIRILSNLNVRLAILLMAFVLLLGPTSYIMGVFTQGIGSYVQNFFGMSFSMDVYDPDSSWVQDWTLFYWAWWISWAPFVGAFIARVSRGRTIREFVIGVIALPSLFGAFWFSVFGGSSIFFENNGGGLYAQMQEGGTEMALFALLEQFPLTFFVALITVLLIASFFITSADSATVVLGMQTTGGNLNPPNSVKLVWGLIIAGTAGVLLVTSEEGLDALQTASIIGAFPFAIIIILMIVSLFKELRNEKETLTVSRERLRQERLALRNERERVKREQQLLKRERRRLQNTNDEVEGDDTKDKE; encoded by the coding sequence ATGAAGCAAGCAACGTCGGTATTTTATATTTCTGTGGCCGTTGCTCTTGCATTCATTTTTTGGGGTGTTGTTTTTCCAGAAAATATGCTTGAAGTAACAGAAAACATTCAAGGTTTTATTTCAACTGAATTAGGATGGTTTTATTTACTATCTGCTACATTTTATGTGGCGGTCGGGATTTATTTAATTGTAAGTCCATTTGGAAGTATTCGTTTAGGAAAACCAGATGAAAAACCAGAATATACATATTTAACCTGGTTCGCGTTTTTATTTACAGCCGGAATGGGGATCGGACTAGTCTTTTGGGGTTCCGCTGAACCATTATCGCACTTTTTCACACCTGCTAATGCAGAACCTGGCACACAGCAAGCTGCTGCTGAAGCGATGCGTTATTCCATTTTCCACTGGGGCATACACCCTTGGGCCATTTATTCAGTGGTGGCATTAACGCTTGCGTATTTCCAATATCGAAAAGACGAACCTGCACTATTTAGTTCTACGTTCCGTCCTCTTATCGGTCATCGGGTACACGGTCCAATTGGAAAAACAATTGATGTCTTTGTTGTTTTTGCCACAATCTTTGGGACGGCAACATCATTAGGTTTTGGGGCTGCTCAAATTACGGCGGGACTCATTTACTTATTCCCATCTCTTGATGCAATTGATTATAATGTGTTTCAAATTGCAGTTATTCTCATTGTAACGGTATTATTCTCAATCTCAGCAACAACTGGTATTGATAAAGGCATTCGAATTTTGAGTAACTTAAATGTTCGTTTAGCCATCTTATTAATGGCATTCGTCTTGTTACTCGGACCGACCAGCTACATTATGGGTGTTTTCACGCAAGGAATTGGAAGCTACGTTCAAAACTTTTTTGGGATGAGCTTTAGTATGGACGTTTATGACCCTGACTCTTCTTGGGTGCAAGATTGGACCCTCTTCTACTGGGCTTGGTGGATTTCTTGGGCACCATTTGTAGGCGCCTTTATTGCCCGCGTATCACGAGGACGTACCATTCGAGAGTTTGTTATTGGCGTCATTGCTCTTCCTTCGTTATTCGGAGCCTTTTGGTTTAGTGTCTTCGGAGGATCAAGCATTTTCTTTGAAAATAATGGCGGTGGCTTGTACGCGCAAATGCAAGAAGGCGGAACTGAAATGGCATTATTTGCCTTACTTGAACAGTTCCCACTCACCTTCTTTGTCGCACTCATTACAGTTTTACTAATTGCTTCTTTCTTTATTACTTCTGCCGATTCAGCAACAGTTGTATTAGGGATGCAAACAACTGGCGGTAACTTAAACCCACCAAATTCGGTAAAATTAGTTTGGGGATTAATTATTGCAGGTACAGCGGGTGTCTTACTCGTGACGAGTGAAGAAGGTTTGGATGCCTTACAAACTGCCTCGATTATTGGCGCCTTCCCGTTTGCCATCATTATCATTCTCATGATTGTCTCTCTCTTTAAAGAGTTACGAAATGAGAAGGAAACGCTAACCGTTAGCCGAGAACGCCTTCGTCAAGAGCGACTTGCTTTACGTAACGAACGTGAGCGCGTCAAACGCGAACAACAACTGCTTAAGAGAGAACGTCGTCGTCTGCAAAACACAAACGATGAAGTAGAAGGCGACGACACCAAAGATAAAGAGTAA
- the opp4C gene encoding oligopeptide ABC transporter permease, with amino-acid sequence MQPSPPQFTQVEEKSLSPTRLAFNRFKKNKLAITGIVFLALMVLVAIFADVIATHDPTQSNLAKVEANADSENILGTDQSGRDNFSRLVHGARISLTVGFFAMLFTVLIGGSLGSIAGYYGGKVDSVIMRVTDGMLIFPFLLLFLTIVAVLQNITVPIFIFVIALTSWTGICRMLRGTFLSIREKEYILSARSIGCSDLRIIRKHFIPNAVGPIIVNATIMMASMIVAESALSFIGFGIPQPTPTWGNMLTEAQSVRILRNNPEAWIPPGLCIVLTVLAINFIGDGLRDAFDSKS; translated from the coding sequence ATGCAGCCTTCACCGCCTCAATTCACGCAAGTAGAGGAAAAAAGCTTAAGTCCGACACGTTTAGCATTTAACCGTTTCAAAAAAAATAAATTAGCGATTACAGGAATTGTGTTCCTTGCACTGATGGTTCTAGTCGCAATATTTGCTGATGTTATTGCCACCCACGACCCAACACAAAGTAATTTAGCAAAAGTAGAAGCAAATGCAGATAGTGAAAACATTCTTGGTACAGATCAATCAGGTCGAGATAACTTTTCTCGCTTGGTGCACGGTGCCCGTATTTCGTTGACCGTCGGCTTTTTTGCAATGCTTTTTACCGTACTAATCGGTGGGAGCTTAGGATCAATAGCTGGATATTATGGAGGGAAAGTTGACTCTGTTATTATGAGGGTAACGGATGGGATGTTAATTTTTCCGTTCTTACTATTATTTTTAACGATTGTTGCTGTGTTACAAAATATTACCGTTCCAATTTTCATATTCGTTATTGCGTTAACATCGTGGACTGGAATTTGTCGGATGTTACGTGGCACGTTTCTTTCTATTCGAGAAAAGGAATACATATTAAGTGCAAGAAGTATTGGTTGCTCAGACTTAAGAATTATTCGTAAGCATTTTATTCCCAATGCTGTAGGTCCGATCATTGTTAATGCAACCATAATGATGGCTTCAATGATTGTGGCTGAGTCGGCATTAAGTTTTATTGGCTTTGGTATTCCTCAGCCAACACCAACGTGGGGTAATATGTTAACAGAGGCGCAAAGTGTGAGGATTTTACGGAATAACCCAGAAGCTTGGATACCGCCTGGTTTATGTATCGTTTTAACTGTTCTGGCCATTAACTTTATTGGAGATGGTTTACGAGATGCGTTTGATTCAAAATCATAG
- a CDS encoding ABC transporter permease, whose translation MTKFIIRRLLLFIPMLVIVTMVVFFFAWLAPGDALTGEIVDPSLPAEVLEQQRDLLGLNDPFIVQYWNWLSNIVQGDLGQSMSFNGRDVSDLILQRLDNTFYLGVFSLFITLLFAIPIGIYSSRKKYSVLDYSATTFAFLGLATPNFFAALLGIYLFSFTLGWLPTQGSMASPSLTGWDAFISRLHHLILPGITLGLSSTAVFLRYLRSEMLDLKGSDFIRTARAKGVGSNSVLYKHTLRNALIPIITLLGIEFGTILSGAIIIETVFGYPGIGTLFVSSLANRDYPVIMAINLIAAMTILVGNLLADICYAIADPRIRLD comes from the coding sequence ATGACAAAATTTATTATCCGGCGACTACTTTTATTTATACCGATGCTTGTCATTGTAACGATGGTTGTTTTTTTCTTCGCATGGTTAGCTCCAGGTGATGCATTAACTGGAGAAATTGTTGACCCATCTTTACCTGCAGAGGTTTTGGAACAACAAAGAGACTTGCTAGGCTTAAATGATCCTTTCATTGTTCAATACTGGAACTGGTTGTCAAACATCGTTCAAGGGGATTTAGGTCAATCCATGAGTTTTAATGGAAGAGACGTAAGTGATTTAATTTTACAACGTTTAGATAATACGTTTTATTTAGGTGTTTTCTCGTTGTTTATCACATTGTTGTTTGCTATCCCAATTGGTATTTATTCGTCAAGAAAAAAATACTCTGTTTTGGACTATAGCGCAACAACATTTGCGTTTTTAGGATTAGCAACACCCAATTTCTTTGCGGCGTTACTAGGAATTTATTTATTTTCATTTACATTAGGTTGGCTACCCACTCAAGGGTCAATGGCTTCACCAAGTTTAACAGGTTGGGATGCGTTTATTAGTCGACTTCATCACTTAATATTACCAGGTATTACGTTAGGGCTCTCTAGTACAGCCGTCTTTTTACGTTACTTACGATCAGAAATGCTTGATTTAAAAGGTAGCGATTTTATTCGAACAGCACGTGCCAAAGGAGTTGGCTCAAATTCAGTTCTGTACAAGCATACATTGCGAAATGCCTTAATTCCGATTATTACGTTGCTAGGTATTGAATTTGGGACGATCTTAAGTGGGGCAATTATTATTGAAACCGTGTTTGGTTACCCAGGAATTGGGACGCTATTTGTTTCATCACTAGCAAATCGGGATTATCCAGTTATTATGGCAATAAACTTAATTGCAGCGATGACAATCTTAGTTGGAAATTTATTGGCAGACATATGCTACGCGATAGCAGATCCACGAATTCGATTAGACTGA
- a CDS encoding ABC transporter substrate-binding protein, with the protein MKKKPFYTFLATAVFATALVACNGGDSETGTDGEEGEGGGEAVEGGSITLGMTSTPENQFNPIIYSSVYDNNIITFVNEGLTTQNSELEFEPGLASEWEFSDDMLELTYHLEEGVTWHDGEPFTADDVVFTFTSIADPGYTSTGATRHSYASSLVGYEEYSSGESDTFEGVEAIDEHTVRFYFKEPNVKALADTAIGIFPQHKFEGVAVEDFPNHAASTDAGEVIGTGPFKLQSVLENESYELVANEDYWKGAPELDAITWRVVDASVAAGMLEQGELDFMPNYFPAADYDQVDAVETLSINEQPALGYQHMSLKMNHGPNDDLINPDAWTPNEKFEDVRFREAIFSAVDRQLFIDSFLRGHGEMLDAPFAEASWVYDPEGVEGFTYDPEHSKALLEEAGYEDTDGDGFVEDPDGNELVLNIDYPLGNPVRERVAPVVAEQLAEVGINTNVRNPMEAGVYFDNIQNNEDEDLDIYLAGWSLGSGDPDPGDLYRSTAMFNYTRFQSEEQDQLLLEAVDPDQAFDNQEFRQEKYMEWAQLFIDNSYVLPLYAESEISVYNSRLQGVEFLPHTYTNDTHLWYVTE; encoded by the coding sequence ATGAAGAAAAAGCCGTTTTACACATTTTTAGCAACGGCCGTATTTGCAACAGCTTTAGTGGCTTGTAACGGTGGAGATTCAGAAACAGGAACAGATGGTGAAGAAGGAGAAGGCGGAGGAGAAGCGGTTGAAGGTGGATCTATAACGCTCGGAATGACATCTACACCAGAAAATCAATTTAACCCAATCATTTATTCATCTGTTTATGATAACAACATTATTACGTTTGTAAATGAAGGTTTAACGACACAAAATAGTGAGCTTGAATTTGAGCCAGGCTTAGCAAGTGAATGGGAATTTAGTGACGACATGCTAGAGCTTACGTACCATTTAGAAGAAGGCGTAACGTGGCATGACGGTGAGCCGTTTACAGCAGATGACGTTGTCTTCACGTTCACTTCTATTGCTGATCCAGGCTATACAAGCACAGGAGCAACTCGTCACTCTTACGCCAGTTCGTTAGTTGGCTATGAAGAATATTCAAGTGGTGAGTCAGATACGTTTGAAGGGGTAGAAGCGATTGATGAGCATACAGTTCGCTTTTATTTCAAGGAGCCAAACGTAAAAGCATTAGCGGATACAGCGATTGGCATTTTCCCGCAACATAAATTTGAAGGGGTAGCGGTAGAAGACTTCCCTAATCACGCTGCTTCAACTGATGCTGGAGAAGTAATCGGAACAGGACCATTCAAATTACAAAGTGTATTAGAAAATGAGTCTTATGAACTTGTTGCCAATGAAGATTATTGGAAAGGTGCACCGGAACTTGATGCGATTACATGGCGTGTTGTTGATGCAAGTGTAGCGGCAGGAATGCTTGAACAAGGTGAGCTTGATTTTATGCCGAATTATTTCCCGGCAGCTGATTATGATCAAGTTGATGCAGTTGAAACATTGAGTATTAATGAGCAGCCAGCACTTGGTTATCAACATATGTCATTAAAAATGAATCACGGGCCAAACGATGATTTGATTAATCCAGATGCTTGGACACCTAATGAGAAATTTGAAGATGTCCGATTCCGTGAAGCGATTTTTAGCGCTGTTGATCGTCAGTTGTTTATTGATAGTTTCTTACGAGGACATGGCGAAATGTTAGATGCGCCGTTTGCTGAAGCTTCATGGGTGTATGATCCAGAAGGAGTTGAAGGGTTCACGTATGATCCTGAACATTCAAAAGCGCTCTTAGAAGAAGCTGGCTATGAGGACACAGATGGCGATGGATTTGTAGAAGACCCAGACGGGAATGAGCTTGTTTTAAATATCGACTATCCACTTGGAAATCCTGTTCGTGAGCGTGTGGCGCCGGTTGTAGCAGAGCAGTTAGCCGAAGTTGGGATTAACACAAATGTTCGAAATCCAATGGAAGCTGGCGTTTACTTTGATAACATTCAAAACAATGAAGATGAGGATTTAGATATTTACCTTGCAGGTTGGAGCTTAGGTTCTGGTGACCCGGATCCAGGAGATTTATATCGTTCAACGGCAATGTTCAACTATACGCGTTTCCAAAGTGAAGAGCAGGATCAGCTACTTTTAGAAGCGGTTGACCCAGACCAAGCTTTTGATAATCAGGAGTTTAGACAAGAGAAGTATATGGAATGGGCACAGTTGTTTATTGATAACTCGTATGTTCTTCCTCTCTATGCAGAAAGTGAAATCTCTGTCTATAATTCTCGTTTACAAGGTGTAGAGTTCTTGCCACATACGTACACAAACGATACGCATTTATGGTACGTAACGGAGTAG
- a CDS encoding ABC transporter ATP-binding protein has product MMDVLVEAKDIKMHFPIKQGVIKRTVGHIKAVDGISLKIFEGESLGIVGESGSGKSTLGRILMQLQNQTNGDVYFRGEKISGISNRKLRPYRRDMQMVFQDPYASLNPRMSIGELIEEPLLIHKTVETKAERKKRAEELLETVGLPKQSYDKYPHEFSGGQRQRIGIARALSTKPSLIIGDEPVSALDVSIQSQVLNLMKDLQDEFKLTYVFIAHDLSVVKHISSRVAVMYLGRIVEIANKTDLYENKLHPYTEALISAVPSTDVTFQKEKIVLKGELPSPANPPVGCAFHTRCPHVHDRCKQERPELVEHTPNHFVACHLYTEKSE; this is encoded by the coding sequence ATGATGGATGTTCTTGTAGAAGCAAAAGACATTAAGATGCACTTTCCAATAAAACAAGGTGTCATAAAACGAACGGTTGGACATATAAAGGCAGTAGATGGGATTTCATTAAAAATCTTTGAAGGAGAATCACTTGGAATTGTAGGCGAATCTGGTTCTGGAAAATCAACTTTAGGAAGAATTTTAATGCAGTTACAAAATCAAACGAACGGTGACGTTTATTTCCGTGGGGAAAAGATATCCGGCATCTCAAATCGAAAGTTAAGACCGTATCGTCGCGATATGCAAATGGTTTTCCAAGATCCATACGCTTCGTTGAATCCAAGAATGAGTATTGGGGAACTAATTGAAGAGCCGCTGCTTATTCATAAAACAGTCGAAACAAAAGCGGAGCGAAAAAAAAGAGCCGAAGAATTACTAGAAACCGTCGGCCTGCCAAAACAATCGTATGACAAGTATCCACATGAATTCTCTGGGGGGCAAAGACAACGAATTGGCATTGCCAGAGCGTTAAGTACGAAACCGAGTTTAATTATTGGTGACGAGCCTGTTTCAGCTTTAGATGTATCGATACAATCGCAAGTCTTAAATTTAATGAAAGATTTACAAGACGAATTTAAGCTTACATATGTGTTTATTGCTCATGACTTAAGTGTTGTCAAACATATTAGTTCAAGAGTAGCGGTGATGTACCTAGGTAGAATTGTCGAAATTGCCAATAAAACTGATTTGTACGAAAATAAGCTTCATCCTTATACCGAAGCATTAATTTCCGCTGTGCCATCTACAGATGTAACGTTTCAGAAAGAAAAAATTGTCTTAAAGGGAGAGTTGCCGAGTCCAGCGAATCCACCTGTAGGCTGTGCGTTTCACACTAGATGTCCACATGTGCATGACCGCTGTAAACAGGAAAGACCGGAGCTAGTGGAACATACGCCAAATCATTTTGTCGCTTGTCATTTGTATACAGAGAAAAGCGAATAA
- a CDS encoding ABC transporter ATP-binding protein, producing MGKPLLELNNVKTYFQVDKNRLVKAVDGVSFHIAQNEVVALVGESGSGKSMTSMSIMGLVDSPGEVSGEIVLNGTNLNGLSAKKLDKYRGKDIAMIFQEPMTSLNPVFSIGNQIIETIRKHTSTSKAQAKERAIELLRLVGFSRAEESLSEFPHQLSGGMRQRVMIAIAMACNPKLLIADEPTTALDVTIQQQILDLMLKVKNEFQSSILLITHDLGVVAETADRVLVMYGGQIVEEAPAYELFTNPSHPYTQGLLKSMPNLEDDKERLDAIRGMVPPAHRFPSGCRFASRCDFATEWCADKMPELIETEGGRKVRCLLYEAGSLTPDEQRLQEREVHL from the coding sequence ATGGGAAAGCCATTACTGGAGCTTAATAATGTTAAAACGTATTTTCAAGTAGATAAAAATCGCTTAGTTAAAGCTGTAGATGGCGTAAGTTTTCATATTGCCCAGAATGAAGTTGTCGCGCTTGTCGGTGAATCTGGAAGTGGGAAAAGTATGACCTCCATGTCTATTATGGGCTTAGTCGATTCCCCAGGAGAAGTGTCTGGTGAGATTGTACTAAACGGAACAAACTTAAATGGATTGTCTGCCAAAAAATTAGACAAGTATCGCGGAAAAGACATTGCAATGATTTTCCAAGAGCCTATGACGTCGTTGAATCCCGTTTTTTCAATCGGAAATCAGATTATTGAAACAATAAGAAAGCATACAAGTACATCAAAAGCACAAGCGAAAGAACGAGCAATTGAATTGCTAAGGCTGGTTGGATTTAGCCGTGCTGAAGAAAGTTTAAGCGAGTTTCCACACCAGTTATCAGGTGGGATGCGACAGCGTGTGATGATTGCGATTGCAATGGCATGTAACCCAAAATTACTAATTGCAGATGAACCAACAACCGCTCTAGATGTAACGATTCAACAGCAAATTTTAGACTTAATGCTTAAAGTGAAAAATGAGTTTCAATCATCCATTTTATTAATTACACATGACTTAGGTGTCGTAGCCGAAACAGCGGATCGTGTACTCGTGATGTACGGTGGACAGATTGTTGAAGAAGCACCAGCCTATGAATTATTTACAAATCCTAGCCATCCTTATACGCAAGGCCTTTTAAAAAGTATGCCAAACTTAGAAGACGATAAAGAACGGTTAGATGCCATTCGAGGAATGGTCCCTCCCGCTCATCGGTTTCCATCAGGCTGTCGCTTTGCTTCAAGGTGCGATTTTGCCACAGAATGGTGTGCCGATAAGATGCCTGAACTGATTGAAACAGAGGGTGGTAGAAAAGTTCGTTGCCTTTTGTATGAAGCTGGATCGCTTACACCTGACGAACAACGTCTTCAAGAGAGAGAGGTTCATTTATGA